The genomic interval agacgtgaatttgcTTTTCTCAAAgtctgaggcttttggtgtgaaaaggcttttacatttgccaaaaatagagctttttatgttaaaaacaaacaaccaagCCCTGCCcggatttaaaaagtaacagtaaagtaattagttacttttttagggagtaactcaatattgtactgcattacttttaaaagtaactttcccccaCACTGGTGGGGAGCAGgccataatttaatataaacatttgtgcggttttgtcttttttttttggtcaccaTATGCTTTCATTGTATGGCACAGAGCAGCATCAACATGCATTAAATGTAAGGACACTCTGCAAGACTATGTAGATGAATTCTCTTTTTGCTTGCAGGCCTGTTAAGGTCATCCGGCTTCTCGGTAGAGATACCGTAGAAGAGATCATCTATTCCCGTGCTGTGTCTAAACTACGTCTCACCAACACAGTGATTGAGGAGGGACGTTTTTCTCTCCTGGACCAAGTTCAGTCTGCAGCTTCTGGTCTTCAGGTGAAGAGATTCACATGTCCTTATCTCTAAAGCTCATCACAATGTGTCTTTGCCCTGTTTCCTGGTTCATATCTGTGTCAGTGTACTTGTGGTTTCCCTTCTTATGAAACTGCACATGTTGACAGTTTCTCAGTATGCTATCATTTACATCCCCTCCAATCTAGTTAAGTGAGATCCTGAAGTTTGGTGTGGATAAGCTGCTGGCGTCAGACGAGAGCTCTATTCAAGACGTGGACCTCAGGCTGATCCTGGGGCAGTCTCGAGACGGCCAGTGGCTAACGGATGAAGAGAATGTCAAGCTTAATGAGAGCGATGAAGAGGAAGATGAGGACATGGAGGGTCAAAGTGCAACACTTAGCTTCTTTGCAGTAATCTTGTTATAACTTGCACTTGAACATTAGACGATCCGTTAATGTCTTTTCTGACTTCCAGACCACATGTACTACTTCGAGGGTAAGGACTACTCTAAAGACCCCAGCGCTGAGGATGAGAAGACTTTTGAATTGTTACTTGAGAAGCAGTTAGCTGAAATAGAGGATGCTGGGAAGGAGGGCCGTGCACTTCGTAATAAAGCCGAGGTAGCTTATTTAAAAGACTACGCTACCATTCAAAATGTTTGGgttatatatgtatgcatatgtattttgatttgtttccGAAAAACATGATAGATAgacaataattaatatttttatctttctttttatttattgcatttattcatgTACTTATTTTAAACCAGAACAAAATCAAAAGATTCTCATTGCCCATCAGGTGTCCCTGTCTGGGCCCTTGATCGACCCAGGGAGGAAGAAGAGACCTCTTACAGAATCAGAGTTGGAACAGAGACGTCAGAAGAGACAAGAAGCTGCTGCAAAGAGGGCAAAGCTACAGGAAGAAAGGAAAAAGCAACAGGAAGAACTAAATTACAAgaagaagtaaaaaaaatctttctggcagtttcagtttcacatttttgatcagtatatgttatatttactgtatattccCATGAATGTCTGTTTTATAGTCTTGTGTGTATGTCTATCCTTCAATGGCAGGATGGCGTGGTGGCAATCTTGTGGCTACAAAACGCGGTGCTTGCCACGAGTTGACAGTGAGGGTGAGGATATGGAGcctgatgaagatgatgatgataatgtcAGCTGGAACTCCACTGATTCGGATCACACAGCCATTCACTATGTGCTGGGTGATGTAACTCACCCTCAGGCTGACCGAGAGGATGCCATCATTGTGCACTGTGTTGGTACGTCtctattaaaaacaacagagtgGCCAAGTTCACCTGTAACAGAGACATCTCGCTGTTAGATGACGACAGTCAGCATATTGATTATTCCATGTGACTGTTAACAGATATGCAGCCTTTTATATAACAATCTCAACCCGACAAGTATACTTTGATTGgcagctttttaaaagcccgaACCCGTTTACAGCTCGACATTATTCAAAGCGCACAGCTCTTTTGGCTTTTGTCAAGAATAagtcatttatacatgttttaacaatttattaatgaCTAAAGTAGGCTATATGCCACTTGTAAGttggaacaaagaaataaaataagtccaaTGTAACATCGTTACATCTCAGCACTCTAAATAGGCATACACTTACTGTACAACGCGCCAGTAAAAATGACTCtttcttaacaaattaaattaagataagttCTAAATTAAGATGGGTATTTGGCAATAACGAAATTAAGATAAAGGCTCCGTGGGATTTGCTTCGCCACTTCTCTCCACAATCCGGCCTAAACGCGACTGTGAATAGCagctgaaatgtaataaaataataatgccaacattagcctatatactctgtctacattatgcatttaagactcaattaatatttagttatatttgaAAAACTTTTACTCACCAAGATTAGGctacatatttttgtggaagaaAATGATTGAATCCACTGTAGTTTCAGCGCGGTCCTGTGCTCACTGATGGTGCGTCCAGCAGCACTGAACATCCTTTCACTGCTGCTGTGACAGGCTGGGATGCATAGTACTAATCTGGCTAATTTTGTCAAAACGTAGTCACCAGAGGCAAGCCTCCGTTTCACCTCCTCAGCATCAATTTTCGCATCTTTCTCGCGCTAATCGAAACGCATCACATGACTGCTCATTTACCGCGCAAGACCCGGCCTGAGCCTGTGTAAAATGATATCAATTAAGCCTGAACCCGACCGAACCCGTCGGGTTTCATCGGGTTCGggcaaagatcttcagctctaATATGTGTATTTGGTGTAGATGACTCTGGACACTGGGGCAGAGGAGGATTGTTTACCGCACTGGAGCTCAGATCAGACGAACCGAAGAAGCAGTACGAGTTGGCTGGCTACATGGAAGGTAATAAGGCTTTCCCGTTTGCTGAGACAGGTCTTGACACTCATGCTGTGTCAAAACACACATTCCACACTGAAATCATTATCCAGTTCACAGCTCATTTTGCCGCCTTGTTCATATAACTGTCAACTTTGATTTATTACCAATTAATGTGATGTTTGAAAGTTGGGGATTTTGCAGAGTTTGTGGTATCAGACCTATAAAGCTGGCATTTATATTTGAGTTAGAACGGTAAAACCAAACTGTAAACGATAAACCAAAATGCCTTTCACATAATAATGAACAATGGTGGTTTATAGTTCTGCTATTAACTTGGGTGATTATAGACATTGTAATGATCAGGTACGTTTCTGTGGTTTAAAGgcacactccactttttttgaaaataggctcaatttacaactcccctagagttaaacaattgagttttacagtttttgaatctattcagctgatctccgggtctgactgtagcacttttagcatagcttacatagatcattgaatcagattagactgttagcatcttgctcaaaaatgaccaaagagtttagatatttttcctatttaaaacttaactTATTTGTAGTTACACCGTGCACTAAGAccgacagaaaatgaaaagttgctaTTTTCTAgaccgatatggctaggaactatactctcattccggcgtaataatcaaggaactaaAAACTTGCTGCACTCTGTGCAAGCAAGTGGTCTCGTTGGTTATGTTGACAGAAGTTAGCCTATTTTCAGGCACTGCATAATATCAttgtgcctgctgcacccatggtacggcagcaaagttccttgattattacaccagaatgagagtatatttcctagccatatcggcctagaaaatggcaacttttcattttccttcGGTCTTAGTACAcagtgtaactacagaagagtcaagttgtaaataggaaaaatatcaaaactctttggtcatttttgagcgagatgctaacgggtctaatctgattcaatgatcaatgctaaaagtgctaccgccagacgcggagattggctgaatggaatcgaaaatggtaaaactcaactgtttaactctaggggagttggaaaatgagcctacgttcaaaaaaagtggagtgttcctttttAGGGTACAGAATTTGAGTGCAGTGATACAGATAAACTGATAACAATGTTCATGTTATTagataaaacacttttttttgtgttcagaagaacacaagaagttttataacattattagtGTCTGTACagtcaattttgatcaatttaatgcatccttgccaaaaaaaaaatcttaatcacCCCAGACCTTTAAATGGTGTATAATAGTGTATAATTGTGaatgatataaaattattagatttatatttttcagcCAGTGTTTAACTtcaaagttaaattaaatataaaaaaaggctGAAACTAATGTgcatgcacaattaaatattcaGTATCACCCAATATATTGACCAATACAAATTTAACCTAGaaacttagaaaaaaaaatatagatatcGTTAGTAATGACATCTTACTCAAACACACCTCAACTGCATTCtgtaattcaaaatatcaaGGGGATCGTTCGGTTCTCTGACCCtctatagacagcaagggtacttGCCACGGTCaacagaaatgtagtaaggacattgttaaaatagtctctattttttcttttcaaacagtaagtattctcgtagcttcataaaattacagttgaaccactgatgtcacatggactatttaaacaGTGTCCTACTacgtttctgtgccttgaccgtGGTAGTACCcgtgctgtctatgcaaggtcagaaagctctccgattttatcaaaataacaaaaagtcttatgggtttggaacgacatgagggtaagtaattaatgccagaattttcatttttgagtgaactatctctttaagggTACTGAACAGAATGTATTAATGACAAAGTGATAATTGTGTGTTGCAGACTTAGAACTGGGGAATGTTCTGCTTTTTCCTATTGATGACAAACAGTCAAGGCTCAGTGGAAGAGACTATGTAAGTTGGCAAGCTGTTTGTGTCTTTAATCtgctgttaattattttaatcattaatttatttaatcattttgtgcCTCCTGTTTCTCTAGCTGGCACTGATAGTTGCTCAGCAGAGGGATAAAGCCAACAATTTGTCAGGCATTCGGCTCACTGCCTTGGATGAGGGCCTCAAGAAGATCTACAGAGAAGCCAAACAAAAGAAGGGTACTTAGCGCTCATTTGTAAAACTAGTTGGTTGCAATGACGTGGCTTCTTTTGTTCACCTTATAAACAAATGGATTTGGGATTGAAATCTGTTGGAGATGGGTATTACAGCTACCATTGAAGTGCACATCTGTGCTGTAAACCTAAGTTCACTGCACACCCCTTTTTAGTTATCATAAAGGTTTGATGTGATTGTTTCCAAGAGGTGGATTAATTTCAAAACACTTAGAAAAGCTAACTCCCAAGGCATAATAAAAACATCTATATTATCTTCAGATTTAAgatgactcatatgcaactattacaaaaggttcaaatgctcactgatgcttcagaagaaaacagtGCATTAagggtgaaaaccttttgaatttgaagatcagggtaaatttaatttattttgtcttcaggaaaacatgtaagtatcttagcttctgaagggcagtactaaatgaaaaaaatgtgatatttaggcaaaataagaaaaatgtacttctTCCAAAAATCTTCATTCCATAcgaaagtttacaccccccggctcttaatgcgtcgTTTTTcgttctgaagcatcagtgagcgtttgaaccttctataattgttgcatatgagggccttagttgtcctcagtgtgaaaattttcaaatacacaaaaatgggtATGAAAaatgtgggacctgaaggatttttctaaagaacagtgggcagtttaactgtttaggacaaacaagggactcatgaacaactatcactaaaaaaaaaacaaaaacaaaaaaaaaaaaaaaacagctgtgaatcattcaggtaacaacacagtattaagaatcaagtgtatgtaaacttttgaatgaggtcatttttataaattctattattttataaaacttattttcttttgtggactatatgtaaacatcttttatgtgaaatatcttattcaggtcagtactaaataaaaaataatatgaattttgtatgatcccttttattttggtaaaataatgaacattttgcagattctgcaaggtgtatgtacacatttgacctcagctgtatgtAATTTAGCAGCTGTCATTTTAAATGGCTGATCAAGCCTTAGGGATCTTTTACACAGGCTGTGTTTTTATTCAACTATGCTGCTTTTCCATAGTTTTTCTGTGTAAACATGCACTGGGCAGACATATTTGCCCATTAGAGTCTGTGCATGACGGCACAAACTCTGCGCTCAACTAAAAAGAAGTTAAACTTTGAAGAAAACGTTCTGTCTAAATGTCTATTTAGTAaacattttctgtgttttgttcaACAGCAAGTGTCCATCTGCCTCGGATTGGTCACTCCACTAAAGGCTTCAACTGGTATGGTACAGAGAGACTCATTCGCAAGCACCTGGCCACCAAAGGCATCTCCACGTTTATGTATCCTACCCAGAGAAGAATTGAATAAATTGCCctaatttttcttaaaaaatgcatgCTAGTTGTGATGAGTGGGGCAGGGCCGAGAGCCGTGGGAACGGAACAAGGCTGGTGGAGTATAACGATAAGGAGCGACACCTGCGCCACTCGTCACACTAGTAAAAACGATGAACTAAAGTTGTGCTTTCCtcttaataacaaaaaaaaacagcagttaaGAAAGCATCTATTAATAGTGACGGCACTCCAGTCAAatcttgtcatttatttattattttgtcacttttaattaGAATTACAATTTCAGTTTTACTGTAAAGCAGCTCTCCAGGTTAGTTCATGTTTTTACTCGCATCTGGCCTTGAAAAATGAATCGGAGAACATTTCCACACCAAGGTAGGCGGAGCCCCAGAACACACCTGCCTGTTACGTAATCTCCACAGACGAATAGTAGTTTGAAGGTGGCAATTAGTTGGCATAAACTTCACTGGAAAATTTACTTTGGCAGAATGTTTTGAACTCCCAAAACGAATTCCAAATTTAGTTTTGCCTGATTTTGCGTTTGATTGAAGCAACAAGCATCTTTTGTTATCCTTGACTTGTTTTTCAGCTACTATTATAAACGAGCCACTTCACACTCATCTACAGTTTCTTCCTCCACATGCACAGCTACTCCATCAACATCACACTCAGACCCAGCAGCATCCTCGCCATCTGGGTCCCCACACTCCTCCAGTCCCCTTGGTAACACCGAAGACCTTTCAAAGTTATCAAAACTCTCTACTACATCACACGAAGGTCAGGGCGCACCAGGGTTGGCTGATTTCATGAGAGGTGTTCATGTTTACTTCTACAACATGGCTGCTACAGAGAAGAAGAAGCTTGGCCGATACCTTATCGCATATCTTTTCACATTCCAAAGCAACCAAACCACAACACTAAACCtgtctttattatattataagctAATAAGTGTATTCTTTAACATTTCTGCACATATGACGGTGATGAAGAGGATCTCATGAGCTCACATGTTACTCATATTGTAGGAGAGGTGGAAAGTCCTATCCATAAACAGGTAGTTCAATCAAAACTAACTTTTAAAAGAGATTTTAATTTGCCTAATCGAATTCATTGAGATTATAATTTTGGCTAGATTTAGTAACCGCAATATGccatgcattgtttttctctttcaggAACTGCAAGATCTATTGTATCGGTACCCTCAGGCTCTGCTTGTAAAGAAAAAGTGGCTGGAGTCTTGCTTTGCTAGCCAAAGGAAAGTCAGTGTGTCTAAATATGTAATTAGGTTAACCTGACAAAGCTCCTCCTACGTTCCTGAGAACTGACTGATCAAATCAGTTTGCCTTAGGTTTATTTACAATCACATTTATTATCTATTTAGAGTTTGAAATGAACTGGCCTGTTCCAGTATATCAAGTTACGGCTATTATCTTAGTATCATAGTGTGGATCgaataatgctttttatttaaagggaaaTAACAGCAGGGGTTTCAcacttttacagtatttactctCAGTGCATGTAAAACTTTTACATTATTCAGCCTTTttctatgaaaaaaaagaatgcaacATCTGTATTACATACTGTTATAAATCAAATTCGCAGATGAAGATGTAAAAGCTGTTCAGTGTCAGATctcagatgtcagttttactcAGAAATGCATTGCACTAAAAACCAAACCACAGATGTCTACGATAACGTGAGCGGTATCAGATGTCTGTGACAGCTTGTGTTTCTGGAAAGTCTTTTTGGccttttcttttaataataataaaaggaaCCTCCATGTCGTTTATCCTTGTTTTAAACCACAGTGATATAGTCCTAGTAAATCATGTTTTTGGGCCCTATGgtttgtcattttaacaacatcTGTTCACTTTCTGGTCTAAGACAAAGTGTGACTCAAAAATAAATTCTTGGTGCTGCAGTTTACCTTTCATTTTTAGTGAAATTGTACATATCTGTATAGAtgtcaaatgctgtttttagttTTCAGACAGTATTGTAAACTAAATTAGCAATATTGTGGTCAGTAACGGCAACTAATATATTAATAGTCGAAtcagaatgttaattatttatcatATTAGTTATTATTGGTATTGTCGCCAATTTTGTTCTTAACTCAAAAGTCAAACACACAGATTTACAAACACACTGCGATTGGCTTCTTCagaataattacaaagaatctGATTAAAAGAGCAAATCGTTCATcactagtttttgttttgttgaaggCAGACAAAAAAACCGCTCTGGGTTGAGGATGTGCTTTCTGGGAAGTGGGCGGAATTTGCGGTGTGAATAGGCAGGTGTTGAGAAACTTCCAAACAGTATGTACTG from Labeo rohita strain BAU-BD-2019 chromosome 6, IGBB_LRoh.1.0, whole genome shotgun sequence carries:
- the chd1l gene encoding chromodomain-helicase-DNA-binding protein 1-like; its protein translation is MKNQQGCILGDEMGLGKTCQTISLLAYARGCLKMNGPFLVLCPLSVLENWRQELERFCPSLSVICYTGDKERRAELQKEIKNDRHFHVLLTTYEMCLKDARYLRSWKWKILVVDEAHRLKNQESLLHQTLKEFTVGFRVLLTGTPIQNNLQEVYSLLTFIQPSLFLPEAVEDFVSAYADVQTEPVLADELHRVLQPFLLRRVKAEVAAELPKKTELVVFHGLSALQKRYYKAILMRDLDAFRTDHNTKTQLLNILMQLRKCVDHPYLFDGVEPEPFEMGEHLVEASGKLSLLDTMLAYLQEWGHRVLLFSQMTRMLDILQDYLEYRGYSYERLDGSVRGEERNLAIKNFSTKDVFIFLLSTKAGGVGMNLTAADTVIFVDSDFNPQNDLQAAARAHRIGQTRPVKVIRLLGRDTVEEIIYSRAVSKLRLTNTVIEEGRFSLLDQVQSAASGLQLSEILKFGVDKLLASDESSIQDVDLRLILGQSRDGQWLTDEENVKLNESDEEEDEDMEGQNHMYYFEGKDYSKDPSAEDEKTFELLLEKQLAEIEDAGKEGRALRNKAEVSLSGPLIDPGRKKRPLTESELEQRRQKRQEAAAKRAKLQEERKKQQEELNYKKKMAWWQSCGYKTRCLPRVDSEGEDMEPDEDDDDNVSWNSTDSDHTAIHYVLGDVTHPQADREDAIIVHCVDDSGHWGRGGLFTALELRSDEPKKQYELAGYMEDLELGNVLLFPIDDKQSRLSGRDYLALIVAQQRDKANNLSGIRLTALDEGLKKIYREAKQKKASVHLPRIGHSTKGFNWYGTERLIRKHLATKGISTFIYYYKRATSHSSTVSSSTCTATPSTSHSDPAASSPSGSPHSSSPLGNTEDLSKLSKLSTTSHEGQGAPGLADFMRGVHVYFYNMAATEKKKLGRYLIAYDGDEEDLMSSHVTHIVGEVESPIHKQELQDLLYRYPQALLVKKKWLESCFASQRKVSVSKYVIRLT